A genomic window from Vigna radiata var. radiata cultivar VC1973A chromosome 2, Vradiata_ver6, whole genome shotgun sequence includes:
- the LOC106776294 gene encoding protein FAF-like, chloroplastic, whose protein sequence is MSASSVAITNNKLQAQSLLLSSSSSYVKREEETMMQNQGIINIFDSNTNTVSSASSLRRALSADMSSKNFLSQTIALSEELVHAKTIDDSEDDESNNKELDDEAERERLEIWSSIQRNKKEEQEKSGSFDTWSSLISLKGKDEISKSLPVSLYVHPLVKRSKSCLSEKSLQICTESLGSETGSDGLLSSSYSSTETGDAEEQEKVAEQTHQEEEELSNYATVVVATKKASSPTRAFPPPLPSLSHQQAGPSLHMRSRRDNGRLVLEAVSVPSHNNFSIQRQGGRLVLSFSNHQEEDEEEEEENDDYVEQGGLEIEEDEAFGTKGHLLSSGVTSNVQGLALMANNKKKTIGVVNRSPKWSEKFNEMTNFNDVNVAQSLPPRPRVARLIPSAPAVAAAAASFNFNAYEYYWRTNSAPSKGTSVKLNPLEQNQKHHQNHQEDMKSKVVVSRDMNKMVPREQQQVLVLRGKNGDYLVHNLKSCKDSRRSFLFWEPYCIATS, encoded by the coding sequence ATGTCAGCATCTTCTGTTGCCATCACCAACAACAAGCTTCAAGCCCAAAGTTTattactttcttcttcttcttcctatgtgaagagagaagaagagaccATGATGCAGAATCAAGGCATCATCAACATTTTCGACTCAAACACAAACACAGTTTCTTCTGCTTCTTCTCTGCGAAGAGCTCTCTCCGCAGATATGTCATCAAAGAACTTCCTCTCTCAAACCATTGCTCTTTCCGAAGAACTCGTGCATGCCAAAACCATTGATGACTCGGAAGATGACGAGAGCAATAACAAGGAGCTTGACGATGAAGCCGAAAGAGAGAGGCTCGAGATTTGGAGTTCCATCCAACGGAACAAGAAGGAGGAGCAAGAGAAATCAGGTTCATTTGATACGTGGAGCTCACTCATATCCCTCAAAGGAAAAGATGAAATCTCGAAATCTCTTCCTGTGTCACTTTATGTTCATCCTCTTGTGAAAAGGTCCAAGAGTTGTTTGAGTGAGAAGAGCCTCCAAATCTGCACAGAGAGTCTCGGATCCGAAACTGGCTCTGATGGGTTGTTGTCCTCTTCTTATTCTTCTACTGAGACAGGGGATGCAGAGGAACAAGAGAAAGTTGCAGAGCAAACAcaccaagaagaagaagagttgagcAATTATGCAACAGTGGTGGTGGCTACAAAGAAGGCTTCGTCACCAACACGTGCTTTCCCTCCGCCACTCCCTTCACTCTCTCATCAACAAGCCGGTCCTTCACTTCATATGCGTTCACGCCGTGACAACGGAAGGTTGGTTCTAGAAGCTGTTTCGGTCCCTTCTCACAACAATTTCAGCATTCAGCGTCAAGGTGGTCGCCTTGTCCTCTCTTTCTCCAACCACCAAGAAGAGGacgaggaggaagaagaagagaatgatGATTATGTGGAGCAAGGAGGGTTGGAGATTGAGGAAGATGAAGCTTTTGGGACGAAAGGACACTTATTGTCTAGTGGGGTGACAAGTAATGTTCAAGGGTTGGCTTTGATGGcgaataataagaaaaagacaATCGGGGTAGTGAACAGGAGTCCAAAGTGGTCGGAGAAGTTCAATGAGATGACCAATTTTAATGATGTTAATGTGGCACAATCGCTGCCTCCGAGGCCAAGGGTGGCAAGGTTGATTCCATCAGCACCAGCGGTGGCTGCAGCTGCAGCTTCTTTCAATTTCAATGCTTATGAGTACTATTGGAGGACCAACTCTGCTCCATCAAAAGGTACGAGTGTTAAACTTAACCCACTtgaacaaaaccaaaaacatcATCAGAACCATCAAGAGGACATGAAGAGCAAGGTTGTTGTCTCCAGGGACATGAACAAGATGGTCCCAAGGGAGCAACAACAGGTGTTGGTTCTAAGAGGGAAGAATGGTGATTACTTGGTTCACAATTTGAAGAGTTGCAAGGATTCTAGAAGGTCGTTTCTGTTCTGGGAACCCTATTGCATTGCCACCTCTTGA